From one Nonomuraea polychroma genomic stretch:
- a CDS encoding ABC transporter substrate-binding protein — MELSRRRLIQSGLLSIAAAGIGSTAACGGSGSTAASGGGAKELTLWYWGGGLSDKVVADAVKQFSQTTLKPSVIGGDFKQKLVATMNGRKFVPDITGIKGENIASMLAESDRFIDLNTLGADKLASQYVEWKWKQGSTTDGKLIGFPIDIGPTALFYRNDLFEKAGLPADPAEVGTSMSTWDTFFEAGVKLKKANPDAFIIDSAEGLFDKMVGQGTKRFIDESNKFIGDQDHIRGAWDMVIKANGLGIIAPKYDGPDWNAAAAQGKLAGTVGAAWFALDLKNGVEATSGKWRVAPMPGGPANIGGSFLALTRECRDPQLAFQIVTWLLSADNQARGFTDAALFPSTSASYDMPALTGGDPFFGDQKTIEVFGPAAKNIPIQYEAPADAAVAQPFKDEIINVWTKGKNADTAWTDAVSSAKQIAGRQGVS; from the coding sequence ATGGAACTTTCCCGCAGAAGGCTCATCCAGTCCGGACTCCTCTCCATAGCGGCGGCAGGCATCGGGAGCACGGCGGCCTGTGGTGGCTCAGGGAGCACCGCCGCGAGCGGCGGCGGAGCCAAGGAGCTGACGCTCTGGTACTGGGGCGGCGGGCTGAGCGACAAGGTCGTGGCCGACGCCGTCAAACAGTTCTCCCAGACCACGCTCAAGCCGTCCGTGATCGGCGGCGACTTCAAGCAGAAGCTGGTCGCCACGATGAACGGCCGTAAGTTCGTACCCGACATCACCGGCATCAAGGGCGAGAACATCGCCTCCATGCTGGCGGAGTCCGACCGGTTCATCGATCTCAACACCCTGGGCGCGGACAAGCTGGCCTCGCAGTACGTCGAGTGGAAGTGGAAGCAGGGCTCCACCACCGACGGCAAGCTCATCGGCTTCCCGATCGACATCGGGCCCACCGCGCTGTTCTACCGCAACGACCTCTTCGAGAAGGCGGGCCTGCCCGCCGACCCCGCCGAGGTCGGCACGTCGATGTCCACCTGGGACACGTTCTTCGAAGCCGGGGTGAAGCTCAAGAAGGCCAACCCGGACGCGTTCATCATCGACTCGGCCGAGGGGCTGTTCGACAAGATGGTCGGCCAGGGGACCAAACGGTTCATCGACGAGAGCAACAAGTTCATCGGCGACCAGGACCACATCCGCGGCGCCTGGGACATGGTGATCAAGGCCAATGGGCTCGGCATCATCGCTCCCAAATACGACGGCCCGGACTGGAACGCCGCCGCCGCCCAGGGCAAGCTGGCCGGGACCGTGGGCGCAGCCTGGTTCGCGCTGGACCTCAAGAACGGCGTGGAGGCCACCTCGGGCAAATGGCGGGTGGCGCCCATGCCGGGCGGGCCGGCGAACATCGGCGGATCGTTCCTGGCGCTGACCAGGGAGTGCCGGGATCCCCAGCTGGCGTTCCAGATCGTCACGTGGCTTCTGAGCGCCGACAACCAGGCCCGGGGCTTCACCGACGCGGCCCTGTTCCCGTCCACGTCCGCCTCCTACGACATGCCCGCGCTGACCGGAGGGGACCCGTTCTTCGGGGACCAGAAGACGATCGAGGTGTTCGGGCCGGCCGCGAAGAACATCCCGATCCAGTACGAGGCGCCCGCGGACGCGGCCGTGGCCCAGCCCTTCAAGGACGAGATCATCAACGTCTGGACCAAGGGCAAGAACGCCGACACCGCCTGGACGGACGCGGTGAGCTCGGCCAAGCAGATCGCCGGGCGCCAGGGCGTGAGCTGA
- a CDS encoding carbohydrate ABC transporter permease translates to MSARTSARASTGMPGPATAATGRGGPPGARHARPKGAWRRYWPQYVSISPFFLLFTVFMLVPVLFSLYLAFHKWNGLGEMEFVGPRNFELLMQDEMFWQALQNTFLIWFMSTIPMLFLALVVANMLNSAVRFTGFYRIAYFVPNVTSVVAVTIFFGSVFSTNFGLINAILQWLSASPVPWLVNEWTIKIVISAIICWQWTGYNAIIYLAGLQAIPSEMYEAARIDGAGPVQLFFRITIPMLRPIILFTVVVSTINGMQTFTEPQVLFGINSANNASSGGPGGAGLTAILYFYREAFNNNDYGYGAAIAWAVFVAILLFTAINWRIVQRRERGL, encoded by the coding sequence ATGTCCGCCCGCACCTCCGCGCGCGCATCCACCGGCATGCCCGGGCCCGCCACGGCCGCCACCGGCCGCGGCGGGCCGCCCGGCGCCCGGCACGCCCGGCCGAAGGGCGCATGGCGCCGCTATTGGCCGCAGTATGTGTCCATCTCACCCTTCTTCCTGCTCTTCACTGTGTTCATGCTGGTGCCGGTGTTGTTCTCGCTCTATCTGGCGTTCCACAAGTGGAACGGCCTGGGCGAGATGGAGTTCGTCGGCCCACGGAACTTCGAGCTCCTGATGCAGGACGAGATGTTCTGGCAGGCGCTGCAGAACACCTTCCTGATCTGGTTCATGTCCACGATCCCGATGTTGTTCCTGGCCCTGGTCGTGGCGAACATGCTCAACTCGGCGGTGCGGTTCACCGGGTTCTACCGGATCGCCTACTTCGTGCCGAACGTCACGTCGGTCGTCGCGGTCACGATCTTCTTCGGCTCGGTGTTCAGCACGAACTTCGGGCTGATCAACGCCATCCTGCAGTGGTTGTCGGCCTCGCCGGTCCCGTGGCTGGTCAACGAGTGGACGATCAAAATCGTCATCTCCGCGATCATCTGCTGGCAGTGGACCGGCTACAACGCGATCATCTACCTCGCCGGCCTGCAGGCCATCCCGAGCGAGATGTACGAGGCCGCCAGGATCGACGGCGCGGGCCCCGTGCAGCTCTTCTTCCGCATCACGATCCCCATGCTGCGCCCGATCATCCTGTTCACGGTCGTCGTCTCGACCATCAACGGCATGCAGACCTTCACCGAGCCGCAGGTGCTCTTCGGCATCAACTCGGCCAACAACGCCAGCTCGGGCGGCCCGGGCGGGGCCGGACTCACCGCGATCCTGTACTTCTACCGGGAGGCGTTCAACAACAACGACTACGGGTACGGCGCCGCGATCGCGTGGGCGGTGTTCGTGGCCATCCTGCTGTTCACCGCGATCAACTGGCGCATCGTGCAGCGCCGGGAACGGGGGCTGTGA
- a CDS encoding carbohydrate ABC transporter permease produces MIATRLRAAALHLVLVVGALISLFPFYWTAVMATNTTKEMYQVPPRVTFGPALFENIGRLLSSIDFFGSMLNTLIVASCTTALVLFFDSIAAFAFAKYEFPGRRIMFGLLLLTYMLPMQLALIPQFVIMAELGWVGTLNALIVPAAANAFGIFWLRQYIKGAVPDDVLAAARIDGAGFFRQYWHVGLPAIRPGLAFLGITTFIAAWNDYTWPLIVMVDPSNLTLQVALSQLNTVHNLDYSLVLTGALLAVLPLAVVFVLFARGFIRDAMKGALRG; encoded by the coding sequence ATGATCGCCACGCGGCTGAGGGCCGCCGCCCTGCACCTTGTCCTGGTCGTGGGAGCTCTCATCTCGCTGTTCCCGTTCTACTGGACCGCCGTCATGGCGACCAACACCACCAAGGAGATGTACCAGGTCCCGCCGAGGGTGACCTTCGGGCCCGCGCTGTTCGAGAACATCGGGCGGCTGCTGAGCTCCATCGACTTCTTCGGCTCGATGCTGAACACGTTGATCGTCGCGTCCTGCACGACCGCCCTCGTCCTGTTCTTCGACTCGATCGCGGCCTTCGCCTTCGCCAAATACGAGTTTCCCGGACGGCGGATCATGTTCGGCCTGCTCCTGCTGACGTACATGTTGCCGATGCAACTCGCGCTCATCCCGCAATTCGTGATCATGGCGGAACTGGGCTGGGTGGGCACCCTGAACGCGCTGATCGTCCCGGCCGCCGCGAACGCGTTCGGCATCTTCTGGCTGCGCCAGTACATCAAGGGGGCGGTGCCCGACGACGTGCTCGCCGCGGCGCGCATCGACGGTGCGGGGTTCTTCCGGCAGTACTGGCATGTGGGACTCCCCGCCATCCGGCCCGGCCTGGCCTTCCTCGGCATCACCACGTTCATCGCCGCCTGGAACGACTACACCTGGCCGCTGATCGTCATGGTCGACCCGTCGAACCTGACCCTCCAGGTCGCGCTCTCCCAGCTCAACACCGTGCACAACCTGGACTACAGTCTTGTCCTCACAGGAGCGCTGCTCGCCGTGCTGCCGCTCGCGGTGGTGTTCGTCCTGTTCGCCCGCGGCTTCATCCGCGACGCCATGAAGGGTGCGCTCCGTGGGTGA
- a CDS encoding alpha-L-fucosidase, whose translation MGDLDFRGRQMPAWFPDAKFGVFVHWGAYSVPAWAEPTGELGAVDPEVWFAHNPYAEWYWNTSQIEGSPAHEHHRTVHGGLPYDTFLDAWKAELFDPAEWIDVFARAGARYVVVTTKHHDGIALWDAPGTGTRNTVRRGPHRDLVADLAAAVRARGLRFGVYYSGGLDWHAGRRAVIRHEDLIDECRPHDAAYAAYALRQVRDLIDRYRPDVLWNDIGWPDAGMADLPDLFAHYYATVPDGVVNDRWDGAHADYLTSEYQANRQNETAAHWEQCRGIGLSFGYNRNEGPEHLLDPAGAVRQLVDVASRGGNLLLNVGPKADGTLPGEQRTVLEGIASWMAGHGGAVYATRPLGPGAAPSDGAPWIRWTRDDRHAFAFLADVPDSARDQVVLKTRPGLLDPATAVRLDDLPVRADAVPDGILATSVALGTPLPTVLRFALL comes from the coding sequence GTGGGTGATCTCGATTTCCGGGGCCGGCAGATGCCCGCATGGTTCCCGGACGCCAAGTTCGGCGTGTTCGTCCACTGGGGCGCGTACTCGGTGCCGGCGTGGGCCGAGCCCACCGGCGAGCTGGGCGCCGTCGACCCGGAGGTGTGGTTCGCCCACAACCCGTACGCCGAGTGGTACTGGAACACCAGCCAGATCGAGGGCAGCCCCGCCCATGAGCACCACCGCACCGTGCACGGCGGCCTTCCCTATGACACCTTCCTCGACGCGTGGAAGGCCGAGCTCTTCGACCCCGCGGAGTGGATCGACGTGTTCGCCCGCGCCGGCGCCCGCTACGTCGTCGTGACCACCAAGCATCACGACGGCATCGCCCTGTGGGACGCGCCCGGCACCGGCACCCGCAACACGGTCCGCCGCGGCCCGCACCGTGACCTGGTCGCCGATCTGGCCGCCGCCGTCCGGGCCCGCGGCCTGCGTTTCGGCGTGTACTACTCCGGCGGTCTCGACTGGCACGCCGGCCGCCGGGCCGTCATCCGTCACGAGGACCTGATCGACGAGTGCCGCCCCCACGACGCGGCCTACGCCGCCTACGCGCTGCGCCAGGTGCGCGATCTGATCGACCGATACCGGCCGGACGTGTTGTGGAACGACATCGGCTGGCCCGACGCGGGCATGGCCGACCTGCCGGACCTGTTCGCCCACTATTACGCCACAGTCCCGGACGGCGTGGTCAACGACCGATGGGACGGCGCCCACGCCGACTACCTGACCAGTGAATACCAGGCGAACCGCCAGAACGAGACGGCAGCGCATTGGGAGCAGTGCCGCGGCATCGGCCTGTCGTTCGGCTACAACCGCAACGAGGGCCCGGAGCACCTGCTGGACCCGGCGGGCGCCGTCCGCCAGCTGGTGGACGTCGCCTCACGCGGCGGCAACCTGCTGCTCAACGTCGGCCCGAAGGCCGACGGCACCCTGCCGGGCGAGCAGCGCACCGTCCTGGAGGGCATCGCGTCGTGGATGGCCGGCCACGGCGGCGCCGTGTACGCGACCAGGCCACTGGGACCGGGCGCCGCGCCGAGCGACGGCGCCCCGTGGATCCGCTGGACCCGCGACGACCGGCACGCGTTCGCGTTCCTCGCCGACGTCCCCGACTCCGCCCGTGATCAGGTGGTGCTGAAGACCCGGCCGGGACTGCTGGATCCGGCCACGGCGGTCCGCCTGGACGACCTCCCGGTACGCGCCGACGCCGTGCCGGACGGCATCCTGGCGACCTCGGTCGCACTCGGCACACCGCTGCCCACAGTGCTCAGGTTCGCCCTCCTGTGA
- a CDS encoding SGNH/GDSL hydrolase family protein, producing MRRLRLTAVLATLVAAVALPGTAGAAVPQAPPSGVLAKAHTAGRVTVTGDSVQYSWPGVYFEGRFRGTGVGIVLDDSDNDYDVQVDGATVATLVTPGRTTHWVKDLTRGVHSVRLVKRTESPWATSAFGGFVAAPGGTILGRPAARHRQIEFIGDSYTVGYGNRSDTRDCTNDKLHRTTDADLSFGALTARRLNADYQLNAFSGLGMVRNYNGSNPQVNYRTYYDRALLNVDGDVWQNPGTWRPQLVVVGLGINDFSTAINPGEPWTPETLVAAYRTAYHAFLDKLRARYGPGTMIVVSATHMSNTTAFAETAQQIVQERNSGGDDRVRYWYYSESGLDYMGCHWHPSVHDHQIIAQRLSDFIATLPLRW from the coding sequence GTGCGACGCTTACGCCTGACCGCAGTACTGGCCACGTTGGTTGCCGCCGTGGCGTTGCCCGGCACGGCCGGCGCCGCTGTCCCGCAGGCACCGCCATCCGGCGTCCTGGCCAAAGCGCACACCGCCGGACGCGTCACGGTCACCGGAGACTCTGTTCAGTACAGCTGGCCCGGCGTCTATTTCGAAGGCCGCTTCCGCGGCACCGGCGTCGGGATCGTCCTCGACGACTCCGACAACGACTACGACGTCCAGGTGGATGGCGCGACCGTCGCCACCCTGGTGACCCCGGGCCGGACCACGCACTGGGTCAAGGACCTCACGCGCGGTGTACACAGCGTGCGGCTCGTCAAACGGACCGAGAGCCCGTGGGCCACGAGTGCCTTCGGCGGCTTCGTCGCCGCCCCGGGTGGCACGATCCTCGGCAGGCCCGCCGCCCGCCACCGCCAGATCGAGTTCATCGGCGACTCCTACACCGTCGGCTACGGCAACCGCTCCGACACGCGCGACTGCACCAACGACAAGCTCCACCGCACCACCGATGCCGACCTCAGCTTCGGCGCCCTCACCGCGCGCCGCCTGAACGCCGACTACCAGCTCAACGCCTTCTCGGGTCTCGGCATGGTGCGCAACTACAACGGCAGCAACCCCCAGGTCAACTACCGCACGTACTACGACCGGGCCCTGCTGAACGTCGACGGCGACGTCTGGCAGAACCCGGGCACCTGGCGCCCCCAACTGGTCGTGGTCGGCTTGGGCATCAACGACTTCTCCACCGCCATCAACCCAGGCGAGCCGTGGACGCCGGAAACCCTGGTAGCCGCCTACCGCACCGCCTACCACGCGTTCCTCGACAAACTCCGGGCCCGGTACGGCCCCGGCACGATGATCGTGGTCAGCGCGACCCACATGTCCAACACCACCGCGTTCGCCGAGACCGCCCAGCAGATCGTCCAGGAGCGCAACAGCGGCGGCGACGATCGGGTCCGCTACTGGTACTACAGCGAGTCAGGCCTGGACTACATGGGCTGCCACTGGCACCCGTCCGTCCACGACCACCAGATCATCGCCCAACGGCTCAGCGACTTCATCGCCACCCTCCCCCTGCGCTGGTGA
- a CDS encoding phosphatidylinositol-specific phospholipase C/glycerophosphodiester phosphodiesterase family protein, producing MLRRVLGVLAAAGAVLLAAVPASAAGGGEPLPRAHAHNDYEHERPLLDALDHGFTSVEADIYLVEGELRVGHDPEDLRPGRTLQSLYLDPLAQRVRQGHGHVFPGSRQQLQLLVDIKNNGAATYTELDKVLASYRKMLTTYHKGKVKPGAITVVISGDRPRELMAAQERRYAFYDGRMADLGQGNPALIPLISDNWTNHFTWRGEGDMPAAERDKLRQIVATAHRDGQRVRFWATPDAAGPAREAIWRELVAADVDHINTDDLAGLQQFLREYDRDRAAA from the coding sequence ATGTTGCGTCGAGTCCTGGGTGTGCTGGCCGCCGCCGGAGCCGTCCTGCTGGCGGCCGTCCCCGCCTCGGCCGCCGGCGGCGGCGAGCCCCTTCCCCGGGCGCACGCCCACAACGACTACGAGCACGAACGGCCGCTCCTGGACGCCCTCGACCACGGGTTCACCAGCGTCGAGGCCGACATCTACCTGGTGGAGGGCGAGCTGCGGGTCGGGCACGACCCCGAGGACCTGCGGCCTGGCCGCACGCTCCAGTCGCTCTACCTCGACCCGCTGGCCCAGCGTGTACGCCAGGGGCACGGGCACGTCTTCCCGGGCAGCCGCCAGCAGCTCCAGCTCCTCGTGGACATCAAGAACAACGGCGCGGCCACGTACACCGAGCTCGACAAGGTCCTGGCGTCGTACCGGAAGATGCTCACCACCTACCACAAGGGCAAGGTGAAGCCGGGCGCGATCACCGTGGTCATCAGCGGGGACCGGCCGCGTGAGCTCATGGCCGCCCAGGAGCGGCGCTACGCCTTCTACGACGGGCGCATGGCCGACCTCGGCCAGGGCAACCCGGCTCTGATCCCGCTGATCAGCGACAACTGGACGAACCACTTCACCTGGCGCGGCGAGGGCGACATGCCGGCCGCCGAGCGGGACAAGCTACGGCAGATCGTGGCCACCGCGCACCGCGACGGGCAGCGGGTGCGGTTCTGGGCCACCCCGGACGCGGCCGGTCCGGCGCGGGAGGCCATCTGGCGTGAGCTGGTCGCGGCAGACGTGGACCACATCAACACCGACGATCTGGCGGGGCTCCAGCAGTTCCTGCGCGAGTACGACAGAGATCGTGCGGCCGCGTAA
- a CDS encoding ARPP-2 domain-containing protein: MIDLTGLDTRPAQTWGSMRLVPLVRREPIEDLRLNAKVYGDEPSTVFLPDKTVYTSYVPHAFVASWTDDGSPAAAYGTQLGQPLRHMCIRTRRRMARRVDKNRLRFLPLHLAVEGFLALHFGGPVIAWEEWSRQAIAHGLSARAEDAYTGAEVRGLDDALKVFEIYPGQCGLLLYAGDTLASAFVVPHPEDYRALHPTLIRDLYGELVYEYALFYPARDFPAVIDETTVSSLADLRAQALLREREWADFHDSVMAARLLQAPVHVEEVYRLGRFTLSRFLPAFERKSENHIGETITDGDGRLAYLKTFRLSEAQSRRGHLLSKLAEHDWSLPATAAALGTDAAALGMRLKRAGFGHLLRQDVLDGYRKAVNGRNPRTRRGGGTSPPA, from the coding sequence ATGATCGATCTCACCGGTCTGGACACGCGGCCCGCGCAGACCTGGGGCTCGATGCGGCTCGTGCCGCTCGTGCGCCGCGAGCCCATCGAGGACCTGCGGCTGAACGCCAAGGTCTACGGTGACGAGCCGTCCACGGTGTTCCTGCCCGACAAGACCGTCTACACGTCGTACGTCCCCCACGCCTTCGTCGCGTCGTGGACCGACGACGGCAGCCCGGCGGCGGCGTACGGCACCCAGCTCGGGCAGCCGCTCCGGCACATGTGCATCAGGACCCGGCGCAGGATGGCCCGGCGGGTGGACAAGAACCGGCTCAGGTTCCTGCCGCTGCACCTGGCGGTGGAGGGTTTCCTCGCGCTGCACTTCGGCGGCCCCGTGATCGCCTGGGAGGAGTGGTCGCGCCAGGCGATCGCGCACGGCCTGTCCGCGCGCGCCGAGGACGCCTACACCGGCGCCGAGGTACGCGGGCTCGACGACGCCCTCAAGGTGTTCGAGATCTACCCGGGGCAGTGCGGGCTGCTGCTGTACGCGGGCGACACACTGGCCAGCGCCTTCGTGGTGCCGCACCCGGAGGACTACCGGGCGCTGCATCCCACGCTCATCAGGGACCTGTACGGCGAGCTGGTCTACGAGTACGCGCTCTTCTACCCGGCCAGGGACTTCCCCGCCGTCATCGACGAGACCACGGTCTCCTCCCTGGCCGACCTGCGGGCCCAGGCCCTGCTGCGGGAGCGCGAGTGGGCCGACTTCCACGACTCGGTCATGGCCGCCCGCCTCCTCCAGGCCCCCGTGCACGTGGAGGAGGTCTACAGGCTCGGCCGGTTCACGCTGAGCCGTTTCCTGCCGGCGTTCGAGCGGAAGAGTGAAAACCACATCGGCGAGACGATCACCGATGGGGACGGGCGGCTGGCGTACCTGAAGACGTTCCGGTTGTCGGAGGCGCAGAGCCGGCGCGGCCACCTGCTGAGCAAGCTGGCCGAGCACGACTGGAGCCTGCCCGCGACGGCCGCCGCGCTCGGGACCGACGCGGCGGCACTGGGGATGCGGCTGAAGCGGGCAGGGTTCGGGCATCTGCTGCGGCAGGACGTCCTGGACGGCTACCGCAAGGCGGTCAATGGGCGCAACCCGCGTACTCGTCGAGGCGGCGGAACATCGCCGCCAGCATGA